CTGTTGTTTGAGTTATTAGTAGCAGCCGTGATCTAGACTAGAGGACAGTTCAGTGGAAAGATTCCTGTGTGTTGATTCGCTGTGTTCTCAGGTACAAGggaataatatatatttaccaGGAGAGGATTTCTCTTTATCCACCtgcagtaattaaaaaaaaaaatactttaaatgtttgtttacatgcacacagataATTTACTAATTTGTGTATGCTTAGATTTAAGATAAATGTTTCTGTGGCATGGGTAGTTTATCCGTGTATGTGTTGTAGTTCTGTCTCAATGATACAGATATTTAGCACGCTGTTATTAATGTGGATCTGCGTCTACAGACACCATCAGTCTGTATTGATCACAGTACACTCTGCTTGTCTGTGGGAAGGACTGTGGACACTTAGTatctctgtctgtagtttgtAAGATAATGTGGTGTTTAGAGCGTTGTTCTCTACGAGGCGACTTCACCTTATCTTTAATTATGAGGAAGTAATTCAGTGACTCAACATCTGTCGTAGATGCATTTCATTCATCATGGTCTTGAAAAGCAGCAATGTTAGTCACATTTGTCTCCACTACAGCCTGAATTCCAGTAAGATTATGATATAGTGAACAATTATTCGGGCATTGGTCTATTATTAGTAAGACAGATTATTTATTATAGAGCAAGAGCCAAGATTCACCGGTGTCTGGTTGCATTTGTAAGGTGCTTATTGTCCAGGTCACACTGTGAGTCAGGATTTCCGTTCCAAAGTAATGTTCTCACTAATGTAACACACTGAGTTTGTCGGGTGGATTTGTTGTACTTGATTGTTTCAGGAAGTTGATCGTCATGTTCTAAGCCTCCACGGTTGTCCACACTTAAAGCCTCTAAGCCTTGTGTAGGATTTTTGTTatagaattttttattttttaatgttctaGTAAATTGTGGAAGGATGGCAGCGCGCTAGTCCTCGGGCGCACCTGTTACAGAGAGATAACCAGACTACGCTGGGATGATAAATGTACAGGTGCAGCGTTTTATCTCCGCTGAACTGAACGTAAGAATCACATCGTCGCTTCTCTGTCAAAACATCTGTCAGCCGGTAAAACTTATTTATTCTTTGTGTGACAGAATAACCATTCATCCCTGCAGGGAGGAAGTAAATACACCCTcacttaaaatacaaaaaaatgattctCTATGATGACttgtttccttctttctttgtgATTCACCTTTTGTGAAATTCAGCAGCTTGTCTCCTTCAGGGCTTTTCTGTCCTTAAAATTCTCCCAGCGCTGTACACACCTTTCTCCGGAGTAACcataacacacgcacacagattaGCCTCAAACCAGTGACATTTGTGAAGTGTCAAAAATCATTGGTCATTTCCGCGAGATGTGAGATCAGACGTTCACGTTTCCCCGTGTTgatccccccccaccacccccacccgTTTTTCTTTGCACAGACTTGAGATAAGACATCTAGTTCTGTCAGTGGACAGAAGGTGTTGCTTAGCTACAATGAGGAGAAATCAATATCTCTTTGGTGTGAGCTGAGAAATGACCCAGGCACTATTTAACATAGGTGTTTTGATGAATGCCTTTGTTTGAAAAACCTCAAGGCTTTCACTTTGAGCTCGTCTGCCTTTTGAAACCCATCAAACCAATAACCACTGCAAAAGTAGTGCTTCAACTTAACCTTTAACACCTTATTATAATATCTTAATGAagtgcatgtgtctgtttgtgtgtgttttgcaggtgCCCACgttctgctgcagaggagagagcacCAGGATGAGGAGAGAGTAGGCCCCCGCCGTAGTATGGCCGCGTCCCGTTCCTCGCGTGTCACAAGGTCATCAGTTGGGCTCAATGGATTGGATGAGAACTTTTGTGGTCGAACCCTCAGGAACCGCAGCATCGCCCAGCCAGAGGAGACCTCGGTGTCTCCTCTACCCAGGGCCCGCTCGCCCAAGAAGAGGCAGGACGCCAAGCAGGAGTCGAAACAGGAGTCGAAGCAGGAAACTAGACAGGAGTCGAAACAGGACGCCAAGCAGGATTCGAAGCAGGACACCAAACAGGAGAGCAAGCAGGAGTCAAAGCAAGATGTTAAGCAGGAGTCAAAGCAGGACGCTAAACACGATACAAAGCAGGATACCAAGCAGAACACTCGGCACGATGGCCAGCAACAGGCCTCGTTGCAGGGAAAGGAAACTGACTCAAATGCTTCCCCAGCTGAGGTGGAGCAGTGGACCAGCTCCAGGAAGCGGGGCGTGTCCTGTTTAGAAAAAGACATTAGTCCTGAGAAGCCCGAGAACTGTGATAGAGGCAAAGGGGCGCGAGAGGCCTCTCCTCAAATCAAAAGGGCCAAGCGGTGCTCCCGCTCTGGAGAGTCTCAGGGACCCGAGGAGCAATCTGAGCCTCTGAAACCTGAAAGTCCAGTATCTGTACCGGAGCCTAACAAGGACAACAGTagtgaagattttcccagccAAAACTCTGCTCACACCGCTCCGGCCTCACCGGTCCTCAGTAAAGAGGAAGGTGAGCTGATGGCTGTGAAGACAGAGGATGTTCATCTGGAGTGCGACGGGGTTTCCCAGCCCCTGAATACTCATAAAGCTTCTAATGGACTCGCAGAGAATACGGCAGAGGAACCTGGCACGCTCACTGAAGAGACTAGTTCAAGTCCCACCTCTGTCACCAGCTGCCCGTCGCTGCTCAACGGCAGCCAGGTGGGGGCTCCCTCATCCCCTGACCCTGCTGTGCCTTGTAGAAACTCTGACCCTGGGCAGATGGAGGTCTCTGGCTCAGGGGAATCGCCAGCCTCCTCTGCGCCGCCACTTGAGGCTGTTCCAGAGGATCCAATCTCTGAGTTGATAGTGGCcaagcaggaggtggaggaggtggaggtcgACGTGGTGGGCGAGACTTTGTGTCTGGCCCACGAGGAGCAGGTGACGGAGAGCGACACTAACGGCCGGCCACCAACACCAGTGCAGGAAGCTGCTGCCTCCACCTCCTACACCACACCCAACACGAACAATAGTCCAATCAACAACGGTAACTCAGGAGAAACAACACCCCCACTAGCAACAACCCCCTCCCCCACAGAGCCAGGGTGCAACCCCTCAATATCCAGCATGCCCCCCTCTTTCACGGAGCTCTATGAACACAGATACACCCTACGGACTTCACCCAGGAGAGCTGCTACTGGTGGCAAAGCAACCTCCTCCAAGGCCTGCTCTCCTCCTAGAGACAATGGTCCCTtgagggaagagggggaggtggaggtggggctGGAGGAGGTCTGCCCTATGGTGGAGGAACCTGCCCCCTCAGACTCTGTTGGCCCCTTTAAGGAGGAGCCAATGTCGGTGGATCCCGCGGACAGGGCAGGTGGCGAGGCCGGTGGTTCTATGGATCGTAAAGAGGCCGAGAGCAGCAGGGATCTCACACAGAGCCAggctgcggaggaggaggaggaagaggaggagccagacGTGTATTATTTTGAGTCTGACCACCTGGCTCTTAAACACAATAAAGAGTATGTGGGAGCTCCCCGGGGATTTTGCTTTCTCCTCAGCTTTTGTCGCTGCAGCTCTCACACAtgttgttctctgtgttctgtgaTCATTGCGTTATTTCTGGTTTCTGGTTTTGAATGAAGCAGAAATGCTCTTTATTCTTTGTCGTCTTGGGTCAATGTTAAACACAttagtttgtctttttgtgtcatAAACATTAGAGTATaacagtttttccatttctgcTTTTGAGCACTTTAAAATGTAGCCGTGTGTTTATGCCTGTTACTCACCTGCTTAATATTTGAGGGATTATATTCATGATGAACCTCTGAGATGATGCCTGGTTTGAAGATGTAACATCTTCCCGAGTCTTTTGATTAGCAGAACaatctttctcttcttttctctctctgtgttaatTATGCAACGAGAGATGCAGCTGAAATAATTTTCCTTTCAATCAGGCGTTTATTGTTTCGTttgtttaaatgtcagaaaaaagtTTGTCCCGTATTCATGGTTATCTTGTTAGTGTCGAAATCTTAAATACAATCTGATTCCTCTCATATGCCAAAGAATACCATCAAATTCTCACATTGATGATGCTGTAGCCACAGAATACAACATTTTAAGACCTGATTAATTTATCATAAATTCTCTTTTGATTGATTTGGTTCAGTTTTCTGATGAAGGAAAAGGACTTAAgacctaaaaacacatttttttggtCCTTTTACCTGTGAACACAAGTGTAAAGAAGTGTTTAATTATCCCAGTTATTTTCGGAGTGTCTTCTCAGGCATTATGGGAACATTGTCGGGCGTCTAAGTTTAGCTCCTGTCTCATTGTTTAggtttttacatgttttctcGCATTTAATTTCCACCTTCAGTCTGGTGCTGTAATTGTGTGAATTTGCTGCCAATTGTCAGATTTCCAAACCCTGAGGAGATTTGATGTTTAAAATCACGGCTCTGATTGCTTCTCTTCGCTTTTCTCAGAGAGTTGTTACAGGAGAAAAAAGGGGCTTCTCAGTGCTCGGCTGTTTTTTCTAGTTTTTCTGTTAAATGTGGTCTACGATGGGATGTTTATGTTCGCCGACAGGTCTCATGCTGCACTCAGGCGAGCCTTGCTTACCGCACTGTGGCAGGTCAGATGATTCATGATGCCTCTTTATTAGCCGGTAGACGGACGGCGCGCTTTAGGGGCCAGGAGACGTCATCTGCTCAGCTcctttttgtctttgacacCAGTGTTGGTGAATGTCTCATGTTTGGAAAGTGACTTCAGAATTAGATTCCACTGCGCTCGTATTGCAATGTAATTCTATCCAGTTTCTGAGAAATGCCACGGGGTTTATTGTGCTGAGTAAGGGAAATTTCCGAAG
Above is a window of Hippoglossus hippoglossus isolate fHipHip1 chromosome 17, fHipHip1.pri, whole genome shotgun sequence DNA encoding:
- the zzz3 gene encoding ZZ-type zinc finger-containing protein 3 isoform X1 — its product is MTQALFNIGAHVLLQRREHQDEERVGPRRSMAASRSSRVTRSSVGLNGLDENFCGRTLRNRSIAQPEETSVSPLPRARSPKKRQDAKQESKQESKQETRQESKQDAKQDSKQDTKQESKQESKQDVKQESKQDAKHDTKQDTKQNTRHDGQQQASLQGKETDSNASPAEVEQWTSSRKRGVSCLEKDISPEKPENCDRGKGAREASPQIKRAKRCSRSGESQGPEEQSEPLKPESPVSVPEPNKDNSSEDFPSQNSAHTAPASPVLSKEEGELMAVKTEDVHLECDGVSQPLNTHKASNGLAENTAEEPGTLTEETSSSPTSVTSCPSLLNGSQVGAPSSPDPAVPCRNSDPGQMEVSGSGESPASSAPPLEAVPEDPISELIVAKQEVEEVEVDVVGETLCLAHEEQVTESDTNGRPPTPVQEAAASTSYTTPNTNNSPINNGNSGETTPPLATTPSPTEPGCNPSISSMPPSFTELYEHRYTLRTSPRRAATGGKATSSKACSPPRDNGPLREEGEVEVGLEEVCPMVEEPAPSDSVGPFKEEPMSVDPADRAGGEAGGSMDRKEAESSRDLTQSQAAEEEEEEEEPDVYYFESDHLALKHNKDYQRLLQTIGVLEAQRTQAILDLETLARHQREALGDPISFVEQLQKQVNLGLPCPQRVVQLPDIAWEQYTSGLGDFEREFCDKKRKTRRLKLIFDKGLPLRPKSPVEPKKEGESSTMYSSLPTSDALENGRQAQMIRGRICQPNKSDTFNQLWTVEEQKKLEQLLVKFPPEEVESRRWQKIADELGNRTAKQVASRVQKYFIKLTKAGIPVPGRTPNLCMYTKKASSKRQHHLNKHLYRPSTFLTSYEPPVFMDEDDERSAYYGSVQDPSADDSDDESVPVELRNLPEYKELLELKRLKKQKLQEFQEEKVGVRHLGFKCDVCGMEPIQGVRWHCQDCPSDNAVDFCSSCSDCLYKTETHKPNHHLEPVYLSDTFLDRDYCLPQSTGYNYLDPNYFPANR
- the zzz3 gene encoding ZZ-type zinc finger-containing protein 3 isoform X2, translated to MAASRSSRVTRSSVGLNGLDENFCGRTLRNRSIAQPEETSVSPLPRARSPKKRQDAKQESKQESKQETRQESKQDAKQDSKQDTKQESKQESKQDVKQESKQDAKHDTKQDTKQNTRHDGQQQASLQGKETDSNASPAEVEQWTSSRKRGVSCLEKDISPEKPENCDRGKGAREASPQIKRAKRCSRSGESQGPEEQSEPLKPESPVSVPEPNKDNSSEDFPSQNSAHTAPASPVLSKEEGELMAVKTEDVHLECDGVSQPLNTHKASNGLAENTAEEPGTLTEETSSSPTSVTSCPSLLNGSQVGAPSSPDPAVPCRNSDPGQMEVSGSGESPASSAPPLEAVPEDPISELIVAKQEVEEVEVDVVGETLCLAHEEQVTESDTNGRPPTPVQEAAASTSYTTPNTNNSPINNGNSGETTPPLATTPSPTEPGCNPSISSMPPSFTELYEHRYTLRTSPRRAATGGKATSSKACSPPRDNGPLREEGEVEVGLEEVCPMVEEPAPSDSVGPFKEEPMSVDPADRAGGEAGGSMDRKEAESSRDLTQSQAAEEEEEEEEPDVYYFESDHLALKHNKDYQRLLQTIGVLEAQRTQAILDLETLARHQREALGDPISFVEQLQKQVNLGLPCPQRVVQLPDIAWEQYTSGLGDFEREFCDKKRKTRRLKLIFDKGLPLRPKSPVEPKKEGESSTMYSSLPTSDALENGRQAQMIRGRICQPNKSDTFNQLWTVEEQKKLEQLLVKFPPEEVESRRWQKIADELGNRTAKQVASRVQKYFIKLTKAGIPVPGRTPNLCMYTKKASSKRQHHLNKHLYRPSTFLTSYEPPVFMDEDDERSAYYGSVQDPSADDSDDESVPVELRNLPEYKELLELKRLKKQKLQEFQEEKVGVRHLGFKCDVCGMEPIQGVRWHCQDCPSDNAVDFCSSCSDCLYKTETHKPNHHLEPVYLSDTFLDRDYCLPQSTGYNYLDPNYFPANR